Below is a genomic region from Asterias amurensis chromosome 4, ASM3211899v1.
ctgcgtcacgcatccattagccgtgtacataacagcgcgatgttccctcattttgccaaccaaaacgttagtgcgcacgcgctatgtgcagtttacatatttcatgggaagggtctattgatcCATGGCTACATATTATTTATATCAGGCTTCCACAGGCAAAAATATATCAGCGTATTAAACGCTTTCGTTAAAAAATACCCGGATGACAGCAATATTGTGTCAGTAAAAGTTCTCGGATTGAGCAATATTGCTTCAATATTGCTCCATCCGGGCATTTTAACAAGTTTTGCTGGTTTCCATTGATAGTCAAGAGCGGGCGCTCACTGTTCTTAACCAGTGAACGAAACTGCACATAATAATCAACAACAACGGCTGCTTCTACAAGCGGCACGAGATTCGCTTCAGTTTCCTATGAGGATTTTGAAGAACTTTTGAAGAACAAAGACGCAGAAAACATCTTGAAAGCAAAACAAGCAGTATATGTTCTGAGAGCTTACCTGCAGacggaaaaaaaaatcttccaaCGAATTTTGAAACCTGGATGTTGTATCAGGAAAAAACATAATGAAATTGGTTTGAAAATCTGGAATCAGGTGAGCCAAAATAGTGTTGctttgatcatggaggtagtgctttgatcaagtcctcagcctgatataaataataataacaatattggaTGGCTTTTTTTCCGGGGAAACAATAATATGTTGCACTCGCTATGACAATATGGCACTCGTCTTCAACTCGTGCAATATTGTCATGGCTCGTGCAATATATTCTTGTATCCCCCTCAACGCCATccaatattatataaatattgatacaaatttCTGCTCTTGCTACATAAAAGTGGCGATCAGTTTTAGAATACTCGACAGTGACACCACAAACAGTTTCCCCATATGTgaccctgggccaaatttcatagagctgcttaagcacaaaaactaccttaccacaacaaaattaagcttACGTACCACAAAAAAGGTTACCACCGGCTAAAATACAGAATCTATGTAGcctctgtgactggtatcctgcttgttgTTGCTTTATAGCAgaaactgtttaaaggcagtggacactattggtaattactcaaaattattattagcataaaatctaacttggtaacgagtaatggggagctgttgatagtataaaacattgtgagaaacagctccctctaaagtaaattCTGCCAAAGACATTTATTTCTGcttgacagtttttttgttttgtttcatttttagtCAGTCTAcaagtttctcacaatttgttgcAACTtttcttttcagctgatcaaaGATGATGTTTCAGTGGATCTTATAGATAACTCTTCATTCTTAGCACTTAAAGGAGAAATCCCCGGACCCAAAGATACACCTTATGAAGGCGGGACATTCCATCTTAAAATAGTCATCCCAGAAACGTATCCCTTCAACCCTCCACAGGTAATAAACTTGTCTGTTTTCTTTTGCAAAAGAGAGAAAGAGAAAGGCAAAAAGCACTTGTTATGAAAGTGTGTTGTGtcatctgtttgtttgtttgtttgattgtttgtttgcttgtttttttgttatttgttcaGAAGATCTTTCCCTTTACTAGGGAACTTTGCAAAGACACCCAAGCAGATATAAATGCAAAGCTGGCAACAtctaatctctctcatacagatattggtttaacatctattattgtGAATTGCACAGTTCAAGAAATtctgattcagtaactagacgacaatacttaatctagtcattgtgaaatcagtgggaATTAggttggggattcgaacccacaaccttgtgattgcaaatcCTATagtctaaccactgaaccaCGGTGACTTTTAGCCTTCTAGTATAAGCCTCTGCTTCTAACTGAACCTCtcgtatgtgtacatgtaggtgagcTTCACCACAAAAATCTGGCACCCGAATATAAGTTCAGTTACCGGAGCAATCTGCCTGGACATCCTTAAAGATCAATGGGCAGCTGCCATGACTCTCCGTACGGTGCTACTCTCAGTCCAAGCCCTACTGTCATTACCCGAGCCAGATGATCCACAAGATGCAGTTGTGGCGCAGCAGGTTAGTGACCATTAGTTTCATCATAATAGTAGTGACTTAATAAGATGTCAGCACTAGTAAAATCATATGATTCTTCAACCCAATTTAAGAAaaaaccttaaagacactggacactattggtcattttcaaagaccagtcttctcacttgctgtatctcaacatgcttaaattaacaaacctgtgcaaatttgagctggattggacgtcaaagtttcgagatattaatgacagaaaaaaaaatacccttgttgcaccatagtcacatgaagttgtgtgctttcagatgcttgattttgagacctcaaattctaaatctgaggtcttgaaatcaagttcatggaaaatgacttctttctcgaaaactacgccatttcagaggaagccgtttctcacaatgtttttggcAGAttattggggttgaacaaagaattgactagagtggaattcgaaccaacgacctccggattaacgtgccggcgctctaccaactgagctagccCTATTTTGGCGGtgtcccttttttgtcaatgtttttgGCAGCACgggctgtatacttcccagggagctgagatggttttaagGAATGATATTAAAGGCCCAgcgaccaggggtaataatgtggaagggctttgagacgcccttcgggtgtataaAGTGCGATATAAAAACtgactattattatcattattattattatcattaataaGAACATAAGTGTCACACCCGGGACTCGACAGGGACTTGCAGGTTGTCACTGCCCAAAATAATTTATGTTAAGAAAAtattatctgctaagcaaatcgAAGTAGAATGCAAGAGAAAGGGAAAGGTTTCGAGTGCGGGGAGGGGGTTGGTCTGATCCCCCTTCTGGTTTGACCTGTAGAATCATGCACAGGGAGGCGAGCAGTCAGGCGATGAAAGTCTCCTGTTATCTTTAatatcgttaaaggcagtggacactattggtaattgtcagagactagccttcactgttggtgtatctcaacatatccataaaataacaaacccgtgaaaatttaagctcaatcggtcatcgaacttgcgagataataatgaaagaaaaaacacccttgtcacgtgtgcgtttagatggttgatttcgagacctcaagttctaaacctgaggtctcgaaatcaaattcgtggaaaattacttctttctcgaaaactatggcactccagagggagccgtttctcacaatgttttataccatcaacctctccccattactcatcaccaagaaaggttttatgcttataaatattttgagtaattaccaatagtgtccactgcctttaattgagaCTCCCTACAGTTCAGGATGTTCTATAAATAATTTTTGAATTTGTGTATGATTTCACAAGCACTGCAGTTGTCGTTTCTAACTTTGTGGGGGATAATCAGTTTTCACCTGGAGATttacgttgccatggtaaaaaGATACACTTTTTGTTAATAACGACCTTCATGATGTGAAACAATGCATCAAGGATTGATTCATGTGTAGATGATGTGGCCTGGTTTTTAATTGAACGTTCATTACTTGTCCCAGTCTCTTTTTTTCCCGTATTTCAAACCAACCTTATTTCAAaccaatgtacaatgtattggATTGTGATTTATAGAGGTAACGGCAAAAATGTACAAAGGGAAAGAACAAAACCACAATTTGCAATGTTGATAATGTATATCATTCATCTAGCATTTGGCTCTTACTGATTAACTGTGCGAATCGCACTCGTATTTCAAACCAACTTACAGGGGCGTGATGTAccgagttattattattactatttattattattatttattcagccatttcaacaatacatgacaatacaaaaaatacctccagatgggctaggagaaacaaaagcaaaataattactgtggtCCATAGACCTGCCTCCCCACATCTGGTTGTAATACCAGTAATAAAACGAGTAATAAACTATGTATAAAACCATTTATGAACAAAAAGATAGGAAAgttaactataaataaaacatgtctACGTACATCAAAGTTggcaactaaaacaaaaactaatataAAGCATGGACTATGTGAGATTAGAACCAGTTTTAGGAGTGGAAAATTTGAGAAACTTTGCacagtgtaaaaaacaaattaacattaaacaaaaacaaaaaattcctaAACACTTAAATAATGTAAAAGAATAGCCAAGTAGAATGCAAGTTAAATTTAAGTGACTAAATCtataaagagaaaagaaaaaatcaatcaaaagtatgtgaataaataatttaatgagttaataaacaaataaattaataaataaatagaaaaatacaaaaataagtaaaaaaaaaaaataaatatacatatGAGTATATATATAACCCCTTGAAATATAGTTTAAGTTAAAAGTAAATTGTGGGATTGCACATAGTTGTTATGAAACTGTAAAAGGTTAAAGCAAGAGACCAATTAAGAAATATTAGCTGTAGCTACACTATCTTCATGCTTCAGAGCTTTTAAAAAGGATGGCAGAGAAGTTAAAATGGCACGGAATTCGATTGGCAGAGCTGACCAGAGCCTGGGAAATATGTGGATAGCACTCAGATGCAAAGATTGAGTTCTGGCAAATAAATGTTTGAATGTTAAAGCGCTATCATATCTATGGTTAACAACAATGTTCTTATTAACAGATTCACATTTAATTGTATAAAAAAGACACTTAACAACAAATGAGGTCATCAAACAATTACGGCGACTTGATAAAGAAGACCATTTTAAAGCACAAAGTCTGTCGGTATATGACATTTCTCCAAATCGTTGACCTAATATAAATCTAGTTGCACGCCTCTGGATTCGCTCAAGAGACTTCTCCTGAATCTGAGTTTGAGGCAGCCACACAGGAATCCCATACTCTAAGATTGGAAGAACTAGACTCTTATACAAACATATTTTAGCACTAACAGATGAATTAAATGCGACAGTCCTTTCTAATCCTAGCATTCTATTTGCAGGAGGAACAACATCCTTAACATGATCATTCCAAGTTAACTGAGAATTTAAAGTTACACCAAGGTACTTAAATGAATTAGTAATTGATAACTGAGAGTGATCTAACATGTAAATGGGCAGCTGTAAATTACGTTTTCTAGTGACATGCATTACTTTAGATTTAGTAGCATTAAAAGTCATTCCATTGTTGGTACACCAGTTGCACAGGTTGTCTAGATCCTGTTGCAAAACAGTTACATCATTAATAGATTTGATTGATCGATAGATTAATATGTCATCAGCAAATAATACACAACTAGAATTTAATCCAAACGTAATGTCATTAATAAACAAGTTGAAGAGCAAGGGGCCGAGAACACTCCCTTGTGGTAGGCCAATGAACATTGGCCCATTTAGATGTTTCCCCAAGAAAGTGCACCCGTTGTTGACGGCCGACCAGAAAATCTTTGACCCATCTCCAAAGAGGATCCCTAATGTTAAACATAGTACTAAGTTTGGTAAGCAAGTGATGGTGAGGCATACGGTCAAATGCTTTAGACATGTCTAGAAAGACAGCATCTATCCTGGGTGGACTACGCTGGTCAAGAACAGAAGCCCAAGCATGGTGAACATTTAAAAGCTGGGTCACACACTGTAAACAGGAATTatccaaaatgtttaaaaatgtaACAACAAAACTAGAATTTGTAATTTTGAAATTATGCATACATTTTGAGGACCCTGGAACAACATGCACTGTGACGTATAGGCCTGAAGATCtagagaagatgatgaaaaaTGAGTTTGTTTAGATGTGAGAGAAAACCCCAAAtttgggaaaacccacacaatcacGTAGGAACtggaaacccaatccacatgcaactTGCAAGTCTCTGGTCACGGATGTAATTCATCTTTTAGTACTCGTGTAGTTGCATAATTTTTGTAGTGGTTAATATaatcaggcctcaaaataacccacgacACCCACAGGTCGTGGtcccctgtgcttttgctgtagtGCGATCATGCCCTTCGCAAATTTCcaatacaaattacaaaatttctCATAAAAGTGCACATTACCAGAGAAAAATTGCTGTTCCCTTTCAAGAacgaaattctaggcctgcatAATACTTCCATGTATACAAAACTACCACCGACTTTAAAACTTAACTTAACATAACTTGAAACTTAACTGTATTTTAAAGCTTTAACAATgattcaaagcgctgtacagtcaGACAAGTATGCGTCACATGGACTCAGTGGAAATCCACCTCAATTCTGATAAAGCACCCATGGTATATTgagaaacaattaaaaaagATGTAAAATTGACAGCCTTCAAACACTCACTTTTCATATTGGGAAATAAAAGCCATCCGCCAAGGTCAGTTTACTAATAATATCGTTGAGTCACTCCGAAGCATAAATTATAAATAGTTCTTACATCATCTATTCAATGCCCCTAATGAAAATATGGATGTCTCTGTACACAAAACTGCCATTTAAttaccaaaataaacaaattttatttaacttttgttATGTTGTTGGTTAGTCTGTGTTTCActttgttcctttaaaaaaaaaaaaaaaaaaaaaaagctgttgcaaCAAcgtaccaaccaaatggaccgagggtataaatgcaaaaaatagttaatggcctgacgtttcgaccctagcagagtctttctcgaaggctaaatgacaactcaacatttagccttggagaaagactctgctagggtcgaaacttcaggccattaactattccTTTTTAATtggaacaaataaaaaagaaaaaacagacacagaattgaaattgttattcaaCAAATTAAAGGAAATTTTATTGACACCCTGTTTTACCTGTATccgtcatttacatgtaaatcgCTTTGTAAGTGAACAAATTGGACACACATTTTTAGATTCCTGACAAATtgggacacccttttaccaaatcttGGTTACTAAAACATTGAAGTTTTAAGCTGAACCTcctgaaaaaaatcactttaTGCATAAATAACTGAAACCAATCAATTATTAACTGATACCATGGTATTTTCTTGATGAATatagggtggttttttttaattgtaagatttttttccttttgttttttcttcataataataataatgttttttatatagcgcctttgaCAAGgatcaaagcgctgtacaattAAACAAGAACAAtgcaaagaaacaagaaaaacaaaacaaaaaggaataatgatgaggctgactgaaaaagtaggttttgaggtttttcttgaaaatgtcagTAGAATATGATTCCCTGACGAGTTTAGGTAATTTGTTCCATTCCTTCAACTATGATTCTAAAAGTTGTTGCAGGATCATTTATGATTGCAAAAAGTACATTTGGTTGTACATACATCATTGAAATATTATTGCAATTATTCACATTTTGGTTGAAACATTTATATGTACTTTATTAGATGCTCATTGAAAAATACTGACAACTCAAATCAAGCCACTAGGCATCTAGTTGTGTTTAATACTACGGCGGTACGACGGTAGTGTATAATCTCCCTTGTACATATACAGCGGAGCAAAATGAAACACAAAATATATCTTATTCTGTTGccactcaaaacaaattatgatttTTGTAACTCAATAGTAGTATTCAGGGCATGCCCAAAACAAGTTCAGTCcattaattatgcaaaattgctggatggAATCATTTCCTAAATTAGACAAtatttaactacatgtacatgggatGTGGTAAAAACCATGTCAGCATTTAAGACATTTTGTGTgatatgttatgttatgtactTACACATGTGTATGACATTCTGCATACACAATCTTACATTGTGTGTTAATTATTACATGCATCTCAAAATGGACAGCTCTTGTCAGGTCAAATGCTGGTCAAATTTGATGTATACAACCTGCATCGTTATTGATGGCCGCTGTGTACTTTGATTTCAGGGTCATGCTTAGTTATGTATGGGATGAAAACATCATGGTTAAAGGCTCTGTAATTTggtttaattactcaaaatatatattagcatttaaacaaattgtacttggtaacgagcaacggagagcagttgtataacacattgtgagaaacgaatctctgtgaagtaacgttgttaaaaaataagaagtattttctcacttaaatatttaaagacttaagctgaaaccttttatttctacctgaaagcacacaaaattgtacaagggtgcttttctttcaggattttcttgcaacttcgataaccaattgagcccaaattttcacatgtttgttatgctATGCATATATgttcgggatacaccaagtgagaatactggtctttgacagtattaccaaatgtgtccagttccTGTAAGTGCAGCCCTTAAAGGCTAACAGGATATGTTTAGTTTCTGTGTATATTCACTAATTTTATTGACGACATGAAACACTGGCGATTTATcacacatttaaagccattatacactttcggcacagaaaaaaaaaaaaagaattcacagatttacaaataacttacagggtttacagaaggtaatggtgaaagacttctcttgaaatattattccatgaaatgctttacttttcgagaaaacattaaaacaattatcaattctcgttgtcgagaattacggatttattttaaacacatgtcatgacacggcgaaacgtgcagaaacaagggtgggttttccccaatattttctcccgactccgatgactgattgagcctaaattttcacaggtttgttattttttatatcagttgtgatacacgaagtgtgggctattggacaatactgtttaccgaaagtgtccaatggctttaaatactcAAAGGTTTTGCCAGGTTGTGAATAAAAACCTGTTTAAAATTATGATTTTTCCAAAACATATTTATTCCCGTCAACAACTCATTTCATTTCGTATAAAAACAACTTATAAGCTGAGGAGGAACGTTTGATCATGCAATCTTTCGGATGTGATAGAAAGCCAATGGTGctaaaatggtattcttgaaacaagaaaaaatttattgtgtcactccctagaaacTTTTTCTAAGGAGTGACACAATAAAtactttctcaaaataagatatttttcttatatcaagaataccatttttagcagtggcGCTTTGTAATCATGGCATTTTATTATCTTTTAGCAGGAAGCCATTCACAAACATTGAACACTAgttaggctggtaacctgttactgctaagcaaatttgtttgatgCTATGTAAA
It encodes:
- the LOC139935978 gene encoding ubiquitin-conjugating enzyme E2 K-like, which produces MATIAASRIRRELREVNADTELIKDDVSVDLIDNSSFLALKGEIPGPKDTPYEGGTFHLKIVIPETYPFNPPQVSFTTKIWHPNISSVTGAICLDILKDQWAAAMTLRTVLLSVQALLSLPEPDDPQDAVVAQQYKENQDAFQRTARHWTCAYAGAKHRSTELDEKIERITEMGFDESTARDALSATSWDVEKAVDRLMS